The genomic stretch ATCTTTTGTTTCGGTTCACGAAGCCACTCACAGAGCTTCTTCAACTCAACCGGAGTCTTCCCATCACACTCCCGCGAACACCTAGTCTCTCGCTCTTTCTCTGCCAAAACATCTTCTATGTTCTCTCCATCGCGAAACGCTTTCAAATACCTCGTCGGGCTAACCATCAACGCCCTCGCCGTACGAGAAAACTGGATATCTCCATCCTGCATAGCCTTCCTATCGCGACCTGCCCAGTCCACATCGGGAAATAGTCGCTTGAACAGCAGAAACAACGCATCCGTTTCTCCGTTACCTTTCTCGTCATTCTCACGGAGGATGGCCGTAACGCACTCCTTGTGGAACCACCATGCATTGGGGCGTTGATCCCACATGTTTGATGTTTTCCCAATGACAGCAAACCCACGTTCCAGTACATCAATATCCATGCGTGCATGGCTCGGTATGCCATCGAAGAAATATAACGCACACGCGCGATGAATGTCGTCGTCGCTCATCTTGTCCAGCGGCGCAGTGTATCTCATAACACCTGCATCCCACTCCTTCAGTTTGTCGAAGAAAGTACCGAGCGCCAACATCTCTGGTGTCATGTCAATACTACTCATCTGCTTTGTCCTACGCCAGGTATTCCGTGTGACATTAACCGCGTTTTCAAAGTCACCCTACCCTTTCATTCCCTCGTTCAACGCTTCAGAATTCATTCTGAATATCCAGACGAGCTGATGTTCCTTTGAATTGCTGCCTTCATCTTGAGTCCATGGTACGGTGCCGTTGAATTTCTGCAGCAGGTCGCAGAAAAGGCGTTGTTCGGTCAGAGGGAGCATGGTGAGCTGGTCGATGATGCCTGAGCTGGTGGCAGGTGAAAAGATGCGTTGAGACAGCCAGGTTTCAGAGATTTTGTGAATGGTGTAGAGGGAATTTGTGAGGGAGGTAAGTTTGGAGGTATGTTCGGGATTGAATTTAGGGATATCAAGGCAGTGCTTTTCGAGGATATGCTTTGCGGTTTCTAGATTGAGGGCTATGGAATCCATTTTTTGTTGCAAGGAGGAGGGGGATAGGTGAATTAGGGGGGAAAAGAGCAGTGTTTTATGTTGTGACCTTATGTGTCGTTTGTAGAGAAGGGCTGAAGTGGAAACTGCTAGGTCCTTCGGGTGACTAGTAGCAAGTTTTTCTGTTCAATGAGGAAGATAGAAGCATCTTGtagagaaaagagaggaaTGAAGGATTGGAATGATTGGGTTTGGCCTTCGTATCCTGCTTTTCCATACCGAGACATTTTTGAATCAGATATGGTTCACTCCACATCGCTAACACAGAAGCATTGAAAGACATGCACCACCCGTGTTCCCAATATCCCCTTCTATCTAATCCTCTTACTCTCCCTCTATCCTGCCGACCTCCTCAACTGCCTTCACCAACTCCCGCGCAAACCACCTCAGAGCCTCCCTGCTCTTCTCAAACCCCTCATCTCCCTCCTTCACTTCGATCCACTCCTCTTCAGCCCCCAACACCGCCTCCGCTCCTCTCCTTCCTTTGACCAACTCTTTCACCAAACCCCTCGGCCCCAGCATGACCGCCCAAACAACAGGCGAAATCTCAAAATCACCCTTCTCCAGCGCCTCGCGCTCAAACACTGTCCAATCGTTCGTTTCGAAGATGATGCTGAGAGTTTTGCTGAAACTCGCGATCAATGCTGGACCTAGGCCCCATATGTAGAACAGTAGGTCGCGTGGGTGGGAGGGCTTGTTGAGGATGTCGGAACATAGGTGCAGAGTGGTGAGGCCATCGGTTATTGCTTGCACAGTGTCAATGGTTTCGTCGAGGGTGAGGTTAGTGGTAGTCATGAGGATGCGGGTGTAGAGGTTCATCAGTGCAGGGATGCGCATAGTCTATTGGTGGTGGGTTAGCTTGGAGCTTATCTAGGTAGGGTGGTGGGCATAGATGTGGAATTGGGGGCGACGTACCTCGAAAAGTGCTGTCTCGGCGGTATGAACAACGACAAAGTCGTCGAAGGGATTAGCGGAGACGCGGACGTCGTTGGGCACGGTTATGATTTCTTTGCCTGTTGTGGGTGCCATGGAGCCTTCATCAATGTGAGATGTGGATGTGGCAGCGCGCGTATCTGAGGTAGACATTTTTGTTGGTGGTGGAGGTAAGTTTGGTGGTGAGGTGGGGTATGGTTTGGTCGATTAGGCTGGCCTGTCGTGTTGGGGTAATGGAAAAGAGGCAGCGATATATACTAGCGTGGAAGTAAATCACGTGTTGAGCAGGCTCCCAGGGACCCTGTGAGGAGGGTCTTGCAGGGATCATTCACTCGCGTTGATATTAAACACACGTTTGCCTGTCTTGATGATTGCAGTAAAGACGAGAGCATTAAATACCTCGAAGGAAGAATGTCTAGCCAAACTAAAGAGGGGCAATGATCGGGTCACGTGGTAGGTTGATTGCGGACGAGTAGCAAGCCAGGCAGCCACAGCGTCCTGATGTGGCACATATCTGAACACGAACATTGCACATGAAACTATTTTCTGGGACTCCCCGAGCAAATAATCACTTCTTCTCCGATCAAGCAACAGTTTGCCCGGTTCCTTGTCAACAAGACGCACAACAAGCACCCAGACCCCGAAAATGTCGAAATCAGGGTCAAGACTACAACCAGATACCTCCTCGACGGCGACTTCAAAGTGCTCAACCACATCAAAGAGATTGTAGAGTCTCAGGGCGGTAGTCCCAATGAGCAAGTTTGCACGCAGGTAGAGCAGTACATTTACAGTCTCCCCGAATTCAAGCCTCTCAGACGATAACAATGTCGTACATTGGGCATTGATGTCGCTGTTTCGCTGACAGCTACGCTGCAATAATTGGCGAGCGATTGACGCCGAGGTATCGAAATCAAGCAGGTTAGGTACTCGTTCTTGCCATGGGCAGTCGTGAGGGACCTCAATTGCCTGATGGAAGATATTCACGAGGAAACTTTTAAGGTAACGGCTCCGAACACGAGACTAAGGCGAATTTGAGAGCATTAATACATGTAGAGTGGGATTAGTGGAGGGGAACAACAAAAAACCTATCGTGGAAGGGGATGAAAGAGATAAGGCTATGGGACTGCTTGCGGAAGTGTTACGGAAGTGGGCGATGAGTTGTGAGGAGAGAGAAGAGAAGTCTGACGAGGAAGACATTAAACAGGAGGAAACTCGGTCAAGGAAGAATATAGTGACTAGTGCAGCAACAAACCCATTTCCTAAAACTAAGCAGAGCAAGACAGCTGAAATGCGCATTGCACAGTACCACGAATTGGCCAAAAATGTCATCTACCCCTTTACAGACATCCCGTCTACCCCACGCCCACCATATTCGCAAAATCGCCCGCCACTACAGCTTAGACCCAGTCCCCTCCTCAAATTCGCTCAACTCCCTCCTCACCCCCTTCCGCGGACTATCACCAAACTCCTTCCCCTGGCGCCTCTGCAACTCCTCCTTGCTCTTCCACTTCCACGCCTCATCCTTCTCCTTCCCATTACTCTTACCTTGGAGTACATTGCACATGTACGCGCCCGCCACGGGCAGAAACCTATTTCCGTCAGTAAAAGTACAGTGCAGGAAGCCAGAGCTGAAGAAAAACAGCGGAGGAGGCATAAAACGTACTTGTACGAGTGAAAACTCCCACCCACAGCGAGGAAGAGGTTACTGAGGGCTGAATGCGGATGCCTACACAACAGCCAATCTTCCGTTGGTGTAACAGCATCATAGCACACACGCCACCTCGTCGGCGTTCTCCCGCTCGTCCACTGAGGCATCGCATCCTGCATGATTCTACTGCTCTCTCGCTTAAGCCTCGCGGGGATATCGGCTTGATGCCTCTTCGCGGGTACAGTGATACGGTGGCCAGAAGGCGTAACAACACTATTCACAACCTCAGTTTTCAAATCATTGATTTTCAGCGTGCGGTTTGGCTGAGATGGTGGGATGATGTCTACTTTACCGCCGATGACGACGACGGGGAGGTTGGATTCGATGTGTTGTTGGGTTTCCTGGGGGCTGAGGGTGTAGTAGGCGGACAGCCGGCCTACGGCTGTGATTTGGCGTTCTATGCGGTCTTGTTGGTTGAAATTTAGGGTTTCTTCGAGGGGGGAGAGGAGAGAGCTTGTCCAGGCTCCGGCTGCTAGGACGATTTTGTCAGCGCTGAGGATGCGGCCGTCATGTAGTTTGACGCCTGTGAGACTGGATTTGTTGGTGTTGAGAAGGAGCTGTTGGACTTGTCCCGTGACTCGTTGGACGCCTAGTTCTAGGGCTACTTTGATGAAACTTTGGGTTGCGCGCTCTGCGTCACACCAGCCTGCCTCGGGGTTGAAGTAGCCTTGGCCTAGGTGCTCGGTTTGGATGCCGCGGGTTACGGCGTATTCCTGCAGTTGTTCTGGGGGAACACTGCGCGTGTAGTCTCCCCCGCGCTCAATAAACGTCTTCTTTACTGCATCACCGAATCCGCCTTCTTTGTCATCTAGCACGATCCATCCTGTCTTGTGGAAATGGCCTTGGACCGCTATACTCCAGAACCAGAAATGAATGGCTTCGTTGGCGAGGTCGCAGTACAAGTGAGATTCATAGTCGGTTCGAATGATGCGATTCGTGTCAATGGCTGCCGCTTGCTTTTCTTCAAGAGGCGAACTGTGATCCCAGCGGTCGATGATGGTTACACGCGACGGATCCTTGTATTGCTTGGCGAGATGGTACGCAGTCGAGGTACCAAAGGTACCAGCGCCAATGATGAGTACGGTGGGTTCCTCGTTTGCCATGTTGATGTGTTTGAGAAAATGGAAGACATCATCTCGACTCGGGGATATCGACTCGGCTGGTCAGTGAAGGATGCTTGCTCGCGCTAGTGCTGCGGGGTTTTGCGGATCCGATGCGGAGCTTGGCTGGAAACTGCATCGGTCTTCACGATCGTAAGATGCATCCAGGACAGAAGACTACTTTCATGATGTTTGCAATGGACATGTGCCATGATGGCTTGTTGACCTTTACTATTCGCGGGGCACCCAAGTGCATCACCTGACCGACTCTTTACGCACAATACATGTAGTGCCTTGTTAAATCCAACACTGTCGCTCTCTTGTCGCATTCATGGCAAAGACGCTCATGTTTCAAAGCTCCGATTGAACACAACAGAAGCGCATTGAGTTCAAACGATTCTTTGGTGTCCGCGAGCGTACGCGGCAAGATCAGAGGTTGGAGAGGATACCATGTATCAGGCAATGACAAGAGGTGCAAATAACATGACTACTTCACCATCGCCTGCTCATCGCTGCATCAGCATGATTGAGGAGAGGAGAGTTCGGAGTGTCATGAGATGGAACGTATAGATGTACTACAGCGAGCACGTtgatgaagacgacgacgCAACTCAGCTTGGCAAGACGCGCGAGCCGGGAAATGGCGCTAGTCGGAAAAGGTCACCGCAAGTATTGACAATACGCCGACAACCCGACAATTCGCAATGCTCGTCTTTGGGATGACCGGCAATGGTTCCGTAGTGGGATATCTGGCCTGTTGGAATTCACGCAGAATGGGTTCCCCCACGCACCTGGTTTCAAACCTGATGATCTATCTCGCATCCTGCCGAGATTCTAGGCGCGGAACATGGGTGGTGAGCGTTTATAGCGACGGCCAGAGATGCAGATAGCGCGACGAGGAAAGAGGTGCGAGGCTGGAAGTTCATGCGGGCGGTCCCAGAGCACCTGGTCGATATCACGACTCTTCCCTGGAATAGTGTATTCGTCTTTTGCGACGAGGCTGCATTCATGACTCGTATAGCTTCAAGGGACGCTATCGGCAAACTTGTAACCACCAAAAAACAGTTGCAGTTGCAGTTGCAAAGATAAGCATGTTCAGGTAACTACGGAAAAAGAGGGCCGCAAATCTCTCCGTCCCGTTGCGGCTTTTAAAAGAGATCTACACAAGTGCGAGGAATCGACCAGGTTTGGTTTTTTCTAGAATTTCGCCGCAGCGTGCGATAACTACGGACCCTGGTGACTCAACCGCCGCCCCACCAACAAGCCTCGCATTGCGGAAATCCATAATTGATATCAACAACACCAAAATGCCGCCCAAGGTTCATCTCGTGCGCCACGCGCAGGGAGAGCACAACGCAACTGTATGTCACTAGGGCTTCTACTAGGAAATGAGCTAACACATTGTAGCGTGACTACACCATCCGCGATGCCGTTTTGACAGCCAAGGGCAAGGAGCAATGTGCCACGCTGCGTTCAGCTTTTGCTCACCACGACGAGATTGACGTGGTTTTCGCGTCTCCACTGCGCCGCACGATTCAGACTGCAGCGTTGAGTTTTGGGCCTGTGCTATCACGCCAAGAAGTGTCGTTCGCGTTGCTACCAGCGTTGCAAGAGGTGTCCAACATTGCTTGCGACGTTGGCATTGCAGATATCGGCGCCGACGTGCACAAGTTTCTGCCCGACTTGTTCACTCCAGGCGAGCTTGACTTTGATGTTGGCAAGGTTGATGCTTCGGCCGTGACCGAAGGCTGGAACTCAAAGGTTGGTCGATCTCCCGACATGATGTCAGTATGCATGCTTACTAAGACGTGTTTGCAGCAAGGCTATTGGGCGTACGAGAAGACGGCCATTTCGAAGCGGGCAGCAGAGTTGAGGAATTGGCTTTATCAACGGCCCGAGGCGCAGGTAGGTTGATTCCATGTATTGGGCATGGGGTAATGGTAGGCTAATTGGTAGGTCATCATCGTGACCCATGGTGCATTTGCGCACTTTTTGACAGAGGACTGGGACGTGGAGGATCCCATGCTGGGGACTGCTTTCAAGAACTGTAAGTCGATGGGCAGACTTGCATGATTACTCCAGCTGACGGATCAGGTGAGCATCGTGTGTACGTCTTCTCTCCAGGGTCCACGGTTAAAGAGGCCCATCTGGAAGAGACGTGGGAGAGTAGGAGGAAGCGAGGCGGCCCCGAGGTCGAAAAGGACCCGCATGTAGTGGAAGAGTTTCTAAAGACGGCTGCATGAATGGGCTAGACTATGCCTTTGGACAACGGCAGTAGTTTGGCGTTGTAGTTGGAATGGATGGGTCGAGGTGGTGGAGACACAAGGCGTGAGTGACATGTTCGGCAGTGGTTGCGATATTTTCCATGACTACAAGGCTTCTTGGCTCAATTCTTGGACAATTCAAGTGACATTTTGGCATTGCTTGTGAGGCTCGGTATAGTCTGGGGTAGACGTCTCTGCCCATGCACGCAATCTATTTTGACCAGATGGATGATTGGTGGGCGCTTGGTTCGGCAATGCACTCCACAAGACCCTCGCAGTGCAAGATAAGCGGTCGTCACGCGACTCGCTGCGAGGAGATGTAATTCACCGAAGCTCATGTCGTGCATTGCCGTCTTGGGACAGGCGAGCGGCAAGGATCGGGCTGGTCAGAGTTTGCAGCATTTCCGGTTTGGGTAAAAGGTGGACAAGCCCCGCCGAGAGCCGGGACGGCGCATATCAGAAGGCTTGATCCGCGGCTGCGCAGCCACCCGAGGCAGCCCTACCACCTACGTCGCCTAACCAGCGCCGCTGTCGACTGTTGCTCGTCACTGCGCATGACCTGTCTCTGATGCTGGTCGACTTTCCCCATGTCCGCACTGTAGCGCGACGTTTGACGGTGATGTCAGTCATTGAGAAACGGGGCGATGTCACCAAGGCAAGGAATCCGTGGCACGTCCCAAGGTACGCTGCTCGGACACGTAAAAAGGTGAAAATTTTACGTCAACTGCGACGCGCTATGTGGATCACACTGCAACCACCGCCACTGAGAGGCATCCCCAGGCATCGCACGCACCCAACCTTGGTACCGTACGAGCGCTCGAGCCGACAAACTGCTAACATGGTCCAGCATAGGGCGTCGGTCAACATCGGTCTTCCGCCATCTTGGGAGCGCGCGGGGGAATCGCCGTTTGGAATATTCTATTACACACGTTTGCGGGTGCAGAGAGATAAGCCCTCTAATATAAGACTGTTTTGATGCCGCCATTGAAATGTCTTCTCGAGTACATCTCAGTGCGTGTGCTGCATTCACCCTACCGTACCCGTCCCCACGGTAATACGTCACACGCATCTCGCGCCAACCCGGCCACTCCGACTTTCTCGACTGGATCCAAGACCTACACTGCGACTACTCGTTTCAGTCAAGACGACTAGCTAGCCCCATCAGCAAGCGTCCACTACCAAAAACTCGCAGTGCCCACCTTTTTGTCTTTATCCATCCCTCTCTTCTTGCCATATCCTTTTTATCCCAAGATGCAAGAAGCACCTTACACGGGCAACGCCCAATATGGCGTCAACACTGGCGTCAACGCTACCCAATACACTAACCCGCCCAACTACCGCCTCGACGACTTGTCGTCTGACGGCAAGAAGAGCGACCCTGAACTTGCGCCCGTTGACAAGACGGCCACTGTCCAGGAAGGATCCGAAAAGTTCCACCGTCTCGGATGGAAGCAGCTCACAATCTGCCTCATCGTCGAGGCCATTGCGCTAGGCTCTCTCTCAATTCCTAGCGCGTTTGCGACCCTGGGTATGGTTCCCGGTACCATCATGTGCATTGGTCTTGGTCTCGTCGCCATCTACACCTCGTACGTTGTCGGTCAGGTCAAGATGCGCTACCCGCATGTTTCCCATTACTCGGACGCTGTCGAACTCATCTGGGGCAAATTCGGAGCTGAACTCACCGGTGTCATGTTTGCCCTGTTCTTGATTCTCCTTGTTGGATCTCACGCACTTACCGGAACCATTGCCTTTATCAACATTATCGGCAACTACGCTACCTGCGCGCTCGTCTGGGGTATCATCTCCATGATTATCCTCTTGGTTCTCGCCCTCCCACCTACGTTCCACGACTTTGCCTGGTTGGGATACATTGATTTCATCAGTGTCATTGCCGCCATCTTGATCACCATCATCGCAACTGGTATCCAGGCACACGACGCCCCTGGTGGCCTTAGCGCAGTCAACTGGTCCGCATGGCCCAAGCCTGACACGACCTTTTACCAGGCATTCCTCGCAACCACAAACATCATCTTCGCCTACTCCTTTGCCGTGTGCCAATTCTCCTTCATGTCGGAGATGCACACCCCTAAGGATTACGTCAAGTCCATCTGGGCTCTTGGTCTGATTGAAATCTTCATCTACACCCTCACTGGAGCTCTCATCTACGCCTTTGTCGGCCAGGAAGTCAAGTCGCCCGCTCTTCTCTCTGCCGGCCACACCGTTTCTCGTGTTGCCTTTGGTGTCGCCATGCCCGTCATCTTCATCTCTGGATCCATCAACGGCACCGTAGTATGCAGGTACATTATGGACCGCGTCTTCGCCAACTCGCCCATTCGCTTTGTCAAGGACGTCCGCGGTTGGGGAGTTTGGATTGGACTCATCACTATTACTACCGTCATTGGATGGATCATTGCCGAGGCCATTCCCTTCTTCAACGCTCTTCTCGGCCTCATCTCCTCGCTCTTCATTTCGGGCTTCACCTTTTACTGGCCCGCTCTCTTTTGGTTCCAGCTCGTCAAGGAGGGCAAGTGGAACTCTTCCGCCAAAAACATTACACTCAGCATCGTCAACGCTATCGTCTTCATCATCGGTCTGGTCGTCTTGGGCGCCGGAACATACGCATCGGTAGAGGACATTATTACCCAGTACAACTCTGGCGCTGTCAGGAGTCCGTTCACTTGCTCCGCAGAGTCATATGCGTAGATGAATAGAGTGGGTGTAAAATTATGATAGACATTACAAAACACTTGGGGTGATGGCTAGGAGAAAAATAGACTAGAGTGTACGAGATGCTGGAATGGTGATTACGAGAAACATGTATATATCAAAGTCCTCAGTGAGGCACTTCTCTTACGATTATGAGTAGCAGTTGCATAGCGTTGGCGACCAATTCATGACACTATCTTCATACCGTTTATTGCTGGTCTCGTGATTTCGTGAACAATCGCAGCTTGGTGAGCGCTGAGTAGTTAGCTGCCTTTACTTGAGCTTTCACATTGTGTGTGTTGTGCTAGTCCAAACATGGACTAGCGCACTCGATGACGCATGTCCTGTGCAACCATCGCGGGCACGTAACCCCAAACAAACACACCGATTTTGATTAGGACAACCTTCATGTCCTTTTCACTCTCACCCGTGCACTATTTAACCAAACGTCCGCCACCATACTTCAGCGCTGTTTGACCACACCCAAGCGTCAGCCTTACTTCGACAACGACAGCCATAATGGCGCAGACACAGGCAGAACCCATAATGGCACAGGCACAGACGGAATCCATCATCGCCGCCCTTCACGACTTCATTCAGCAAGAGCGCAAGCGCAACTTCCATTTCCTAGACCGTCATAGTCACCTCTACATGCAACAAGAAGAACTCCTTATAGTCACTCAGGTCAACGCAGATGATGTGGAAGACTTGCACTCGATACGCGCCGCTGAGATGGCTGGCATGAAGGACAAGTTGTTCAAATTGTTCGAACCGCTACGAGGCAACGAATCTGAGCGCGTCGTCGCTGTTCTAATCCGTCCTGGCGACGCCGTCGTTGTCGAAAACATAGTCATTGTTCAGTTTGGTCTGACAAACAATCACGTACGACAAGAGAGGGCAGTTGATTGGCTCAGATTTACCTACTGCGGCGATGATGACAATGGTACATGGGCTATGCCGTCTTCTGAGGAGCAGTACGGCGAGCAGTATCTGTGGTGGAATAGTACCGGTCAGACGTTTCGGTTCCTTGATCTCCCTGCAGAGTTGCGTGCGAATATCTGTCTTCAAAGCCTGGGGCCCGTCGTGGTACCCGATCGAATCGCGGCCAGATGGCATTACAAGGACAGACTCACCCTGGGCAGTGGTCTGAGTATCGGCGACAGCAACCGCTTTGGTATCACCCGCGACCCAGATATCGAAAGCCCAAACCTCTCCATCTTGCGTGTTAACAAGCAGATCCACCAAGAAGCCAGGGAGGTCGCCATGCGCGATACAACAAAGCGCTTCAGCTTCCTCCGCGGCCTCCGCACCGGCCCCCACACATCCGTCAACCGCATCTTCAGGGCAGCCGTAAACTTCCCCCCCAGACCCAAAGTTTCTGCGAAAAGTCCAACTGGAAATGACTGCCGCGCAATACTTTGCCTTCATTGGTTACGTGCCCAAGAAAGAGGACCCTTTCGCCCGCACTCGAACTACTTTCGTATCCTTCTCCGCTCTCCAAAATTTCAGGAACCTCGCCACTCTGGACTTCCGCTTCATCTCGCCCAAACACCCCAGCGCAAAATGCCCTTTTGTAGTCATCTACGATAGAATGTTCCCCCCTCGAACACTCCTGCCAGAAGAAATGGATCGACCTCTTCTTCACCCTGGCCTTCGACACACTTCGTACACTCATCACCAGCAGGCCCATCACGGTCACCACATCGGGTTGTATCAAGACATCCTCAAAGGTCTACTGGGAACACGTATTCAACGACAAGAACGAGGACCACACTGCCGAGATTCAGGGTATGGAGGAGCGGGCGCGTAGgaacaagaacaacaacgacgagccaTTGGAATGCGAGTGTTCTTATCCTTGCGCGGGTGATTTGGAGCCGGGTGTGAAGTTATTCGAGTGTGAGGACTGGGTATATAAGCGGATTGAGGGCTTGCATGAGATGAGGGAAGGGGTTTACTGGGGGTTTGATGATTAAAGGGTTTAGGGGATTGGGGGCATTTCAGGAGTTGGCGCGAATGGATACCGTCTTGGCTAATGCGATGTGTAAAAAATCTTAATTGTGTGTAATGAAATGAATTCAGAGATGGCATACATGGCTTGATCAAGTCTCTCATCCAGTTGTTATTATATGCACGAGCGCTATCGGAGCGCCTAGAAACTACCAATACATGCAATCATATGTGCCAGGACCAAATCTGAACACGATAATTGTGGGATATTGGTCCTGACGTACGATACTCCGGCACGCTAGATACGAGACCCATGAATTTGAGGGATACATGATTTTAGGGGACCACAAGTCACGCAGAGCTACAGccatgtatgcgcccggCTTATACGTCAATCTTGCCACTAACAATCACATGCCCATCTTGCAGAATACTAGCATTGTACGGCGTGAGACTTATCAGTTTCGAGGAGGCGGGGAAGCTACACCAACACATCTCCCCTCCCGCATCGGCGTCAATATCCAAGCCATGGCAACCCAACCGCACCGTGATCTACCCACATGATACGGACCTTACACATCGAGACCCAGCTACGCTCTCCATATGGTCCTCTGCACGCTCGTTGTTTCCCTTTGCAGACTAGCAGCACACACACATTACACACATCTTATTGaaacaaggtccctctagtagtatgactactatggataaccgagtgggaggagggacaaggcggggtggctgcaacgtattgtattgactatcgtAGTTCGGTGTCTAGGTCTCACtctattgtggtgggtgctattgcccaccgggcagtgcctgccacaccagcacatcatgtgatccccaagcaccttctacctggactgaacccagatattctcaacacaTCTCACCATTACCATCTTCGCCGCTATACTCAGTCTCTGCGCTGTGCGCCTCAGACAGCATATCGGATCCACACCAGCCATAGCGAGCTGCCCTCGCTACATCACCTACACAATATGCCTTCTGTTCTCCCTCTACTACGTATCCACGTTCATCGAAACCCACATGTCTAATCCAGCCCACCTCTACACACCCACTCAACACAGCCGTACACTTCGCCCTCGCTTTCTTCGCGCTATCAGAGGCAGAGTTCAGCCGCCGTTGCCTGGCTCACTACGGTGACCCCGGTACACTCGGCGTACGTATTCTCGTCGTCTCACGCTGCGGGGCCGACAGAAACTTCCCCGTCGCTTGTGTCCTGCTGGCGTACTGGTACCATTCACCCGTGCACCTGACCAGC from Pyrenophora tritici-repentis strain M4 chromosome 1, whole genome shotgun sequence encodes the following:
- a CDS encoding DUF1421 multi-domain protein — encoded protein: MSTSDTRAATSTSHIDEGSMAPTTGKEIITVPNDVRVSANPFDDFVVVHTAETALFETMRIPALMNLYTRILMTTTNLTLDETIDTVQAITDGLTTLHLCSDILNKPSHPRDLLFYIWGLGPALIASFSKTLSIIFETNDWTVFEREALEKGDFEISPVVWAVMLGPRGLVKELVKGRRGAEAVLGAEEEWIEVKEGDEGFEKSREALRWFARELVKAVEEVGRIEGE
- a CDS encoding DadA, Glycine-D-amino acid oxidase (deaminating), whose protein sequence is MANEEPTVLIIGAGTFGTSTAYHLAKQYKDPSRVTIIDRWDHSSPLEEKQAAAIDTNRIIRTDYESHLYCDLANEAIHFWFWSIAVQGHFHKTGWIVLDDKEGGFGDAVKKTFIERGGDYTRSVPPEQLQEYAVTRGIQTEHLGQGYFNPEAGWCDAERATQSFIKVALELGVQRVTGQVQQLLLNTNKSSLTGVKLHDGRILSADKIVLAAGAWTSSLLSPLEETLNFNQQDRIERQITAVGRLSAYYTLSPQETQQHIESNLPVVVIGGKVDIIPPSQPNRTLKINDLKTEVVNSVVTPSGHRITVPAKRHQADIPARLKRESSRIMQDAMPQWTSGRTPTRWRVCYDAVTPTEDWLLCRHPHSALSNLFLAVGGSFHSYKG
- a CDS encoding phosphoglycerate mutase family protein, with protein sequence MPPKVHLVRHAQGEHNATRDYTIRDAVLTAKGKEQCATLRSAFAHHDEIDVVFASPLRRTIQTAALSFGPVLSRQEVSFALLPALQEVSNIACDVGIADIGADVHKFLPDLFTPGELDFDVGKVDASAVTEGWNSKVGRSPDMMSVCMLTKTCLQQGYWAYEKTAISKRAAELRNWLYQRPEAQVIIVTHGAFAHFLTEDWDVEDPMLGTAFKNCEHRVYVFSPGSTVKEAHLEETWESRRKRGGPEVEKDPHVVEEFLKTAA
- a CDS encoding SdaC, Amino acid permease, translating into MQEAPYTGNAQYGVNTGVNATQYTNPPNYRLDDLSSDGKKSDPELAPVDKTATVQEGSEKFHRLGWKQLTICLIVEAIALGSLSIPSAFATLGMVPGTIMCIGLGLVAIYTSYVVGQVKMRYPHVSHYSDAVELIWGKFGAELTGVMFALFLILLVGSHALTGTIAFINIIGNYATCALVWGIISMIILLVLALPPTFHDFAWLGYIDFISVIAAILITIIATGIQAHDAPGGLSAVNWSAWPKPDTTFYQAFLATTNIIFAYSFAVCQFSFMSEMHTPKDYVKSIWALGLIEIFIYTLTGALIYAFVGQEVKSPALLSAGHTVSRVAFGVAMPVIFISGSINGTVVCRYIMDRVFANSPIRFVKDVRGWGVWIGLITITTVIGWIIAEAIPFFNALLGLISSLFISGFTFYWPALFWFQLVKEGKWNSSAKNITLSIVNAIVFIIGLVVLGAGTYASVEDIITQYNSGAVRSPFTCSAESYA